One Clostridium novyi NT genomic window carries:
- a CDS encoding M42 family metallopeptidase, with protein MNYNTDKLMNYMQNLLSEPSPTGYTEDVLNYVKEQLNLLKAPYIVTNKGAVIVSLKGENQDYERTFSAHIDTLGAMVKEIKSNGTLGITLIGGYMCNSIEGENCTVLTLDDKKYSGTIQTIKPSVHISGDDARNLTRSEENMELILDEKVFSKEDVLNLGINVGDFIALDPRTTITENGFIKSRHLDDKASAAILLYTIEYIITNNIELPYTTNFFFSNYEEVGHGASACVPDKTKEFISVDMGAPGLNQNSSEYSVCICAKDSSGPYDYSLRKTLVNLCKEKNIDFKIDIYPHYGSDASAALRAGHDIKTALIGPGVFASHAYERTHVDSVISTLSLVLSYCQTK; from the coding sequence ATGAATTACAATACTGATAAATTAATGAATTATATGCAGAATCTTCTAAGCGAACCCAGCCCAACTGGATATACAGAAGATGTTCTTAATTATGTAAAAGAACAACTAAACTTATTAAAAGCTCCATACATAGTTACAAACAAAGGTGCTGTAATAGTTTCCCTAAAAGGTGAAAATCAAGACTATGAAAGAACTTTTTCAGCCCATATTGACACACTTGGTGCTATGGTAAAAGAAATAAAATCTAATGGTACACTTGGAATTACTTTAATTGGTGGTTATATGTGCAATTCAATAGAAGGAGAAAATTGCACAGTTCTAACATTAGATGACAAAAAATATTCTGGAACAATCCAAACTATTAAGCCATCTGTTCATATAAGTGGAGATGATGCTCGTAATTTAACTAGAAGCGAAGAAAATATGGAATTAATTTTAGATGAAAAGGTTTTTTCAAAAGAAGATGTATTAAATCTTGGAATTAATGTTGGTGATTTCATAGCTTTAGATCCTAGAACAACAATTACTGAAAATGGCTTTATAAAAAGTAGACATCTTGATGATAAAGCAAGTGCAGCAATTTTATTATATACAATTGAATATATAATAACTAATAATATAGAATTGCCTTATACAACAAACTTCTTCTTTAGTAACTATGAAGAAGTAGGTCATGGAGCATCTGCTTGTGTACCAGATAAAACTAAAGAATTTATATCTGTAGATATGGGAGCCCCTGGACTAAATCAAAACTCATCTGAATACAGTGTATGCATTTGTGCTAAGGATTCTTCTGGTCCTTATGACTATTCACTTAGAAAAACTCTTGTAAATTTATGCAAAGAAAAAAATATCGATTTCAAAATAGACATATATCCTCACTACGGTTCAGATGCATCTGCTGCACTTAGAGCAGGACACGATATAAAAACTGCTTTAATTGGACCTGGAGTTTTCGCATCACACGCTTATGAAAGAACTCATGTAGATTCTGTAATATCCACATTAAGTTTAGTATTATCTTATTGTCAAACAAAATAA
- a CDS encoding VanW family protein: protein MARKKGSSTNAKSNKKIFKLSIAIILVIVCAVVSYVYFTVQKFNDSIFPGVQVEEVNLSGATKDEAMKILREKYSDAMLNKKINIKAKDKDYFINYPELKARYNIDDTVNHAMNYGKDKNMFSKYMIIKGKKSKIYELELSYDVKPIDKMIDKIAKETNVKPVDAKLSFDGGSFGVKEDKKGVELEKEKLKKEIISNINDKHQDVVVINAPFKVIASKVTAEVLKSVNSKLGSYSTNYATSSEARATNVAVATRSIDGKVVMPGETFSFNEVVGERTRARGYKEAGVIVNQKLESGFGGGVCQVSSTLYNALLRSNIKMTERVHHTFPSSYVPTGLDATVDWGNIDLKFKNTFKYPIYIQGYTGGREVGFNIYSNSELARTRCEITSEVYKKIEPRTEYINDSNLPAGAMEVVKSGHTGYRVKSYRSIYKDGKFVAKELIANDYYVPVNGVVKRGTRK, encoded by the coding sequence ATGGCAAGAAAAAAAGGAAGCTCAACTAATGCAAAAAGTAATAAAAAAATATTTAAATTATCCATTGCAATTATACTAGTTATAGTTTGTGCTGTTGTAAGTTACGTATATTTTACTGTGCAAAAGTTTAATGATAGTATTTTCCCTGGGGTTCAGGTAGAAGAAGTTAATTTATCAGGAGCCACAAAAGATGAAGCAATGAAGATTTTAAGAGAAAAGTATTCTGATGCAATGTTAAATAAAAAAATAAATATCAAGGCAAAGGATAAAGATTATTTCATAAATTATCCAGAGTTAAAAGCTAGATATAACATTGATGATACAGTAAATCATGCAATGAATTATGGAAAAGATAAGAATATGTTTTCTAAGTACATGATTATAAAAGGCAAGAAGAGCAAAATATATGAATTAGAGTTATCATATGATGTTAAGCCTATTGATAAAATGATAGATAAGATTGCAAAAGAAACAAATGTAAAGCCAGTAGATGCGAAACTTAGTTTTGATGGCGGAAGTTTTGGAGTAAAAGAGGATAAGAAAGGTGTAGAATTAGAAAAAGAAAAATTAAAGAAAGAAATTATTTCTAATATTAATGATAAACACCAAGATGTTGTGGTTATAAATGCCCCTTTTAAAGTTATAGCTTCAAAAGTAACAGCTGAAGTATTAAAGTCTGTTAATTCAAAGTTAGGCTCATATTCAACTAATTACGCAACATCATCTGAAGCTAGAGCTACTAATGTTGCAGTTGCTACAAGAAGCATTGATGGAAAAGTAGTAATGCCAGGAGAAACTTTTAGTTTTAATGAAGTAGTTGGAGAGAGAACTAGAGCAAGAGGATACAAAGAAGCTGGAGTAATAGTAAATCAAAAATTAGAATCAGGTTTTGGTGGAGGAGTATGTCAAGTTTCATCTACTCTTTATAATGCTCTTTTAAGATCAAATATAAAAATGACAGAAAGAGTACATCATACATTCCCGTCAAGTTATGTACCAACAGGATTGGACGCTACAGTAGACTGGGGAAATATAGACCTTAAATTTAAAAATACGTTCAAATATCCGATATACATACAAGGATATACAGGTGGTAGAGAAGTTGGTTTTAACATATATTCTAACTCAGAACTTGCTAGAACAAGATGTGAAATAACATCTGAAGTTTATAAAAAGATAGAACCTAGAACAGAATACATCAATGATTCTAACTTACCAGCTGGAGCAATGGAAGTTGTAAAAAGTGGTCATACAGGATATAGAGTTAAATCATACAGAAGTATATACAAAGACGGAAAATTTGTAGCAAAAGAATTAATCGCAAATGATTATTATGTACCTGTGAATGGTGTTGTAAAAAGAGGTACTAGAAAGTAG
- a CDS encoding Cof-type HAD-IIB family hydrolase, translated as MAYKLICLDMDGTLLDTNKKISDRTKNAIKKAHEKGVKIAISTGRVFISAKYYANMLGISAPIIASNGAYIREKDKEEIIYKSPIDESLCKDIINIAKNYEFHFYLNTFDTIISAKPYPKGYTYLEMSNELPDNMKVHLEVNTNLEEEATNRNGQIVKAICISDNREILENARKEIERLGNLEIVSSLGDNFEIMNKDVSKGKGVKVLADFYGISQDEVICMGDGENDLSMIKYAGLGVVMENAPDAIKKYADYIADTNDNDGVAKVIEEFVLD; from the coding sequence ATGGCATATAAGCTTATCTGTCTAGATATGGATGGAACATTATTAGATACAAATAAGAAAATTAGTGATAGAACAAAAAATGCTATAAAAAAAGCTCATGAAAAAGGAGTTAAAATCGCTATATCAACTGGAAGAGTATTTATTTCAGCAAAATATTATGCGAACATGTTAGGAATATCAGCACCGATTATTGCTTCAAATGGAGCTTATATTAGAGAAAAAGATAAAGAAGAAATTATATATAAATCACCTATAGATGAAAGTTTGTGTAAGGACATTATAAATATAGCAAAAAATTATGAATTTCATTTTTATCTAAATACTTTTGATACAATTATATCTGCAAAACCTTATCCTAAGGGATATACATATCTTGAAATGTCAAATGAATTGCCAGATAACATGAAGGTACATTTAGAAGTTAATACAAATCTAGAAGAAGAAGCAACAAATAGAAATGGACAGATTGTAAAAGCAATTTGTATAAGTGATAACAGAGAAATACTAGAAAATGCAAGAAAAGAGATTGAGAGACTAGGAAATTTAGAAATTGTAAGTTCACTTGGAGATAATTTTGAAATAATGAACAAAGATGTTTCAAAAGGTAAGGGAGTTAAAGTATTAGCTGATTTTTATGGCATAAGTCAAGATGAAGTAATATGCATGGGTGATGGAGAAAATGATTTATCTATGATAAAGTATGCAGGACTTGGAGTTGTTATGGAAAATGCACCGGATGCTATTAAAAAATATGCAGATTACATTGCAGATACAAATGATAATGATGGGGTAGCCAAAGTTATAGAAGAATTTGTACTAGACTAA
- the splB gene encoding spore photoproduct lyase: MFKPRRVIFEEKALEYKLGKELYNQFCKNENIEIKISKNGRITGIPGKQHGEMYKEGKETLVVGIRKALEFQTCKPSAHYQLPLVSGCMGMCEYCYLNTQMGKKPYIKIHVNNDEILNKANEYINSRKPEITIFEGAATSDPIPVESYSHALKDAIEFFGTNPHGKFRFVTKYTDVDSLLNLQHNNRTMIRFSLNTNDAIKKFEHRTPILEKRIEAALKVSKSGYKIGFIIAPVFLYENWESEYKNLISNIADKFMGVPLEFEVISHRFTKRAKENIQNIFPETLLPMEESLRKFKYGQFGYGKYIYNKEQLDYMKEFFTNNITKYFGEDAINYII; this comes from the coding sequence ATGTTTAAACCACGAAGAGTTATTTTTGAGGAAAAGGCCTTAGAATATAAATTAGGAAAAGAACTTTATAATCAATTTTGTAAAAATGAAAATATAGAAATTAAAATATCTAAAAATGGAAGAATAACAGGAATACCCGGTAAACAACATGGAGAAATGTATAAAGAGGGAAAAGAAACTTTAGTAGTTGGGATAAGAAAAGCCCTTGAGTTTCAGACTTGTAAACCATCAGCTCATTATCAATTACCACTTGTAAGTGGATGTATGGGAATGTGCGAATATTGTTATTTAAATACTCAAATGGGAAAGAAACCATACATAAAGATACATGTGAATAATGATGAAATTTTAAATAAAGCAAATGAATATATAAATTCTAGAAAACCTGAAATAACAATATTTGAAGGCGCTGCTACATCTGATCCTATACCAGTAGAGTCATATTCTCATGCACTTAAAGATGCTATTGAATTTTTTGGAACTAATCCACATGGGAAATTTAGATTTGTAACCAAATATACAGATGTTGATAGTTTACTAAATTTACAACATAACAATAGAACTATGATTAGATTTAGTTTAAATACAAATGATGCGATAAAAAAATTTGAACACAGAACACCTATTCTAGAAAAAAGAATAGAAGCAGCATTGAAAGTTTCGAAAAGTGGTTATAAAATAGGATTTATAATTGCACCAGTGTTTTTATATGAAAATTGGGAAAGTGAATATAAAAATCTTATAAGCAACATTGCTGATAAATTTATGGGTGTACCACTTGAGTTTGAGGTTATATCGCATAGATTTACTAAAAGGGCAAAGGAAAACATACAAAATATTTTTCCGGAAACTCTTCTTCCAATGGAAGAGAGCCTTAGAAAATTTAAATATGGTCAGTTTGGTTATGGAAAGTACATATATAATAAAGAACAACTGGACTATATGAAAGAGTTTTTCACCAATAATATAACGAAATATTTTGGTGAAGATGCGATAAATTACATTATATAA
- the trmL gene encoding tRNA (uridine(34)/cytosine(34)/5-carboxymethylaminomethyluridine(34)-2'-O)-methyltransferase TrmL, producing the protein MLDTPNLNIVLFEPEIPQNTGNIGRTCVLTNSKLHLIKPLGFRIDDKSLKRAGLDYWPHLDVEVHESFDDMIKKYPDANIYLSTTKEAKYHHDEVKYKTGDFIVFGRESSGLPEYIRDRYVENRIRVPMIKTTTRSLNLSNTVSIVAYEALRQLGFPDMK; encoded by the coding sequence ATGTTAGATACACCAAATTTAAATATAGTATTGTTTGAGCCAGAAATTCCACAGAATACAGGAAATATAGGAAGAACTTGTGTATTAACTAATAGTAAATTACATTTAATAAAACCATTAGGATTTAGAATAGACGATAAAAGTTTAAAAAGAGCGGGACTTGATTATTGGCCTCATCTTGATGTTGAAGTACATGAATCTTTTGATGACATGATAAAGAAGTATCCTGATGCCAATATTTATTTATCAACAACAAAAGAAGCTAAATATCATCACGACGAAGTAAAATATAAAACAGGAGATTTTATTGTTTTCGGTAGAGAATCTTCCGGATTACCAGAATATATTAGAGATAGATATGTAGAAAATAGAATAAGAGTTCCTATGATTAAGACTACAACAAGATCATTAAATCTTTCAAATACGGTATCAATAGTTGCTTATGAAGCTTTAAGACAATTAGGATTTCCGGATATGAAATAG
- a CDS encoding DegV family protein: protein MEKIKIITDSTCDLNKETIEKYDIEVIPLIVNFGEESYLDGVDIDTREFLRKMDEECIFPTTSGINPHKFCEYYKKYLDQGYKIVSIHLSSKMSGTYQSACMAKEILETNDIVVIDSLNVTSGLGLLVIKAAELAGQNYTIEQIEEVVKEKRPHVKNAYAFASLDNLVKGGRLPKAIGAIGNLLNIKLILAVVDGEMAVIDKVRGTKKAIKTILSHLEKMDKNEPSILLQIDNTDIRYALEEELKEKNVDFIVCDVGCVVGTHSGPNACGVAFIEEY from the coding sequence ATGGAAAAAATCAAAATAATTACTGATAGTACATGCGATTTAAACAAAGAAACTATAGAAAAGTATGATATAGAAGTAATTCCTTTAATAGTTAATTTTGGCGAAGAAAGTTACCTTGATGGTGTTGATATTGACACAAGGGAATTCTTAAGAAAAATGGATGAAGAATGTATATTCCCCACTACATCTGGAATAAATCCACATAAGTTCTGTGAATACTATAAAAAATATTTAGATCAAGGTTATAAAATTGTTTCTATTCATCTTTCGTCAAAAATGAGTGGAACATATCAATCCGCATGTATGGCTAAAGAAATTTTAGAGACTAATGACATAGTAGTAATAGATAGCCTAAATGTAACATCAGGATTAGGATTACTTGTAATAAAAGCAGCAGAACTTGCGGGACAAAATTATACAATAGAGCAAATTGAAGAAGTAGTAAAAGAAAAAAGACCGCATGTGAAAAATGCATATGCATTTGCAAGTTTGGACAACCTAGTTAAAGGTGGAAGGCTTCCAAAGGCTATTGGTGCTATAGGTAATCTTTTAAATATAAAATTAATTCTAGCTGTTGTAGATGGAGAGATGGCTGTAATTGATAAAGTTAGAGGTACTAAAAAAGCAATAAAAACAATTTTGAGCCATTTAGAAAAGATGGACAAGAATGAACCTAGTATTTTACTTCAAATAGATAACACTGACATAAGATATGCTTTAGAAGAAGAATTAAAAGAAAAAAATGTTGATTTTATAGTGTGTGATGTAGGATGTGTAGTTGGTACACATTCAGGACCTAACGCTTGTGGTGTAGCATTTATAGAAGAATATTAA
- the rpoN gene encoding RNA polymerase factor sigma-54: protein MNFNLELVQHQKLIMTQQMQLSIKLLQMSNLEIQKYMEKEIQENPVLDAEDNKEFAIKEKDFIEYTKFLKHLEFDYYNNNNYSKDEDYVSPLNFIGEKKSLKEYLKEQILVQSHKKTIKKACEYIVENIDDRGYVNINLDDIEKEINISKNSAYEALKIVQSLEPYGVGARDLKECLKIQLNMKKIYDEDIVKIIDNYLPLIADNKYNVIAKKLNISVKLAQSYGDIIKSLEPKPSRGFFTGEETNYIIPEAYIKRINDKYYVIMNNENIPTLNINKAYKQMFNENKNKEVKDFIKEKLDKAVFLIKSINQRESTIYKILTKIVEMQPEYFEYGQESLKPMTLKELADELDIHESTVSRAIKDKYIHTKHGTIKIKDLFTTKMFKMDSLEDVSTITVKGYIKKLIEKEDKKKPLSDQKICDFLQKKGVSISRRTVAKYREEAGIPSSSKRKRF from the coding sequence ATGAATTTTAATCTAGAACTAGTACAACATCAAAAGTTAATAATGACACAGCAAATGCAATTATCCATAAAACTCCTTCAAATGTCTAATTTAGAAATTCAAAAATATATGGAAAAAGAGATACAGGAAAATCCGGTTTTAGATGCGGAGGATAATAAGGAGTTTGCTATAAAGGAAAAGGATTTCATAGAGTATACTAAATTTTTAAAACATCTAGAATTTGATTATTATAATAACAATAACTACAGTAAAGATGAGGATTATGTATCCCCACTTAATTTTATAGGTGAAAAGAAATCTCTAAAGGAATATTTAAAAGAACAAATATTGGTACAAAGTCATAAAAAAACTATAAAAAAAGCATGTGAATATATAGTAGAAAACATTGATGATAGAGGATATGTAAATATAAACTTAGATGATATAGAAAAAGAGATTAATATATCTAAAAATAGTGCTTATGAAGCTTTAAAAATTGTACAGTCCTTAGAACCATATGGAGTTGGAGCTAGAGATTTAAAAGAATGTTTAAAAATTCAATTGAATATGAAAAAAATATATGATGAAGATATAGTAAAAATTATAGACAATTATCTTCCGCTAATAGCTGATAATAAATACAATGTAATAGCTAAAAAATTAAATATAAGTGTAAAACTAGCTCAAAGTTATGGGGATATTATAAAATCTTTAGAACCTAAGCCATCAAGAGGATTTTTTACAGGAGAAGAGACAAACTATATAATACCAGAAGCATATATAAAAAGAATAAACGATAAATACTACGTAATAATGAACAATGAAAATATACCAACTTTAAATATAAATAAAGCCTATAAACAAATGTTTAATGAAAATAAAAACAAAGAAGTGAAAGATTTCATTAAAGAAAAGTTGGATAAAGCAGTATTTTTAATAAAAAGTATTAATCAAAGAGAAAGTACAATATACAAAATACTAACAAAAATAGTTGAAATGCAACCAGAATACTTTGAATATGGACAAGAGTCATTAAAACCAATGACCTTAAAAGAATTAGCAGATGAATTAGATATACATGAATCAACTGTTAGTAGAGCCATTAAGGATAAATATATTCATACAAAACATGGAACCATAAAAATAAAAGATTTATTTACCACAAAGATGTTTAAAATGGATAGCCTTGAAGATGTGTCAACAATTACAGTTAAAGGCTATATAAAGAAATTAATAGAAAAAGAGGATAAAAAGAAGCCTTTATCAGATCAAAAAATTTGTGATTTTTTGCAGAAGAAAGGTGTAAGTATTTCTAGAAGAACAGTTGCTAAGTATAGAGAAGAAGCGGGTATACCATCTTCAAGTAAAAGAAAAAGATTTTAG
- a CDS encoding sugar-binding transcriptional regulator, giving the protein MLDKRYNILTNIYYNQPIGRRMLANQLGMGERIVRNEIDFFKKQGLIDINADGMKVNYEGKQVLDALKIFIHDLRGLSEMEKFLKDHLNLNHVLVVPGDVDENELVLEEIGKSAANYLKGILKNKCTIALTGGTSVKRLVDNMPKITEHKDILVLPARGGIGRNVEIQSNTLVAKLAEKLSADYRMLQLIDNVDYAEIYEILNEESIKEVVEKIHKADILIYGIGKADEMARKRGLDEEEILRLKEKGAVGEAFGCYFNNNGEIVFSTPTAGIKGEDAKKINKLIAIAGGKSKAQAILGVQSYNKNNILITDEGAAKDIINIIKRDNNITDSL; this is encoded by the coding sequence ATGCTAGATAAACGATATAACATATTGACCAATATTTATTATAACCAGCCCATAGGACGCAGAATGCTTGCAAATCAACTTGGAATGGGTGAGAGAATAGTAAGAAATGAAATAGATTTTTTCAAAAAACAAGGCTTAATTGATATTAATGCCGATGGAATGAAAGTTAATTACGAAGGTAAACAAGTATTGGATGCTTTAAAGATATTTATTCATGACCTAAGAGGATTGTCGGAAATGGAGAAGTTTTTAAAGGATCATCTAAATTTAAATCATGTATTAGTTGTTCCTGGTGATGTAGATGAAAATGAACTTGTTTTAGAGGAAATAGGAAAAAGTGCAGCAAATTATCTAAAAGGAATACTCAAAAATAAATGTACAATAGCATTAACTGGTGGGACAAGTGTTAAAAGGCTAGTAGATAACATGCCTAAGATAACAGAACATAAAGATATTTTAGTGTTACCTGCTAGAGGTGGTATAGGAAGAAATGTAGAAATACAATCAAATACATTGGTTGCAAAATTAGCAGAAAAATTATCCGCTGATTATAGAATGTTACAACTTATAGATAATGTTGATTATGCTGAAATATATGAAATCTTAAATGAAGAAAGTATAAAAGAAGTAGTTGAGAAGATACATAAGGCAGATATATTGATATATGGAATTGGCAAGGCTGATGAAATGGCTAGAAAAAGAGGATTAGATGAAGAAGAAATCCTTAGATTAAAAGAAAAAGGCGCTGTAGGAGAAGCTTTTGGTTGTTATTTTAATAATAATGGAGAAATAGTATTCTCAACTCCAACTGCTGGAATAAAAGGTGAAGATGCTAAGAAGATCAATAAACTTATAGCAATAGCAGGAGGAAAGAGTAAAGCACAAGCTATCTTAGGAGTACAAAGTTATAATAAAAATAACATACTAATAACAGATGAAGGCGCTGCAAAAGACATTATAAATATTATAAAAAGAGATAATAATATTACAGATAGTCTTTAA
- the gap gene encoding type I glyceraldehyde-3-phosphate dehydrogenase, producing MTKVAINGFGRIGRLALRLMIDNPELEVVAINDLTDAATLAHLFKYDSSQGRFNGEIEVKEGAFIVNGKEIKVVAEKNPADLPWGELGVDIVLECTGLFTDKEKAEAHIKAGAKKVVISAPAKGDIKTVVFNVNQDVLDGSETVISGASCTTNCLAPMAKALHDNFTLTKGFMTTIHAYTNDQNTLDGPHRKGDLRRARAAAASIIPNSTGAAKAIGLVIPELKGKLDGGAQRVPVITGSLTELVCTLDKKVTVEEVNAAMKAAATESFGYTEEPIVSTDIIGINFGSLFDATQTKVMEVNGQQLVKVASWYDNEMSYTSQLIRTLKYFANLAK from the coding sequence ATGACAAAAGTAGCGATTAATGGTTTTGGAAGAATAGGAAGATTAGCATTAAGATTAATGATCGACAACCCTGAATTAGAAGTGGTTGCAATAAACGACTTAACTGATGCTGCAACATTAGCACACTTATTCAAATATGATTCATCTCAAGGACGTTTCAATGGTGAAATCGAAGTTAAAGAAGGAGCTTTCATCGTTAACGGAAAAGAAATCAAAGTTGTTGCAGAAAAGAATCCTGCAGACCTACCATGGGGAGAACTAGGAGTTGATATAGTTCTTGAATGTACAGGATTATTCACTGATAAAGAAAAAGCTGAAGCTCACATCAAAGCTGGAGCTAAAAAAGTTGTTATCTCAGCACCTGCTAAAGGAGATATCAAAACAGTTGTATTCAACGTTAACCAAGACGTTTTAGATGGTTCTGAAACAGTTATATCTGGTGCATCTTGTACTACAAACTGCTTAGCACCAATGGCTAAAGCACTTCATGACAACTTTACATTAACTAAAGGATTCATGACTACAATCCACGCTTACACTAATGACCAAAACACTTTAGATGGTCCTCACAGAAAAGGTGATTTAAGAAGAGCTAGAGCTGCTGCTGCTAGTATCATTCCTAACTCAACTGGAGCTGCTAAAGCAATCGGTTTAGTTATTCCTGAATTAAAAGGAAAATTAGATGGTGGAGCTCAACGTGTTCCTGTAATAACTGGTTCTTTAACTGAATTAGTTTGTACATTAGACAAAAAAGTAACTGTAGAAGAAGTAAATGCAGCTATGAAAGCAGCAGCTACTGAATCTTTCGGATACACTGAAGAACCAATCGTATCTACAGATATAATCGGAATCAACTTCGGTTCATTATTCGATGCTACACAAACTAAAGTTATGGAAGTAAACGGACAACAATTAGTTAAAGTTGCTTCTTGGTATGACAACGAAATGTCTTACACTTCTCAATTAATCAGAACTTTAAAATACTTTGCAAACCTTGCAAAATAA
- a CDS encoding IS1182-like element ISCno1 family transposase, whose translation MLTNNERKQNQLELVYIENLVPENHILRKIDKYIDFSFIRDLTKDLYCPDNGRPSVDPVVLFKMLFIGYLFGIRSERQLVKEIQVNVAYRWFLGYGLTDKIPSHSTISQNRTKRFSNTNIHQEIFDNIVFQAINRNLVDGKILYTDSTHLKANANKHKFIKKEITKSTKEYFDELENDINKDRINHNKKPLKKKTKIAETKEIKVSTTDPDSGYMVRDGKPKGFFYLDHRTVDGKYNIITDVHVTPGNINDVDPYVKRIETQIEKFNFNTKYLVADAGYSTNPICKQISDKNYQGVFGFRLGPHVKGKYTKYRFQYVKELDGYVCINNCFLKYRTTTREGYKEYLSNAEHCASCKYKNNCLTSDKSINRTIRRHVWEDYKDQIFRFTKTEKGKNIYKRRKEKIERSFADSKELHGLRYCRMRGIKNVSEQCLLTAAVQNMKKIAMVLSHYFLCTLIQIYSKLTYIINIFRMLSHKRILA comes from the coding sequence ATGCTTACTAATAATGAAAGAAAACAAAATCAATTAGAACTAGTTTATATAGAAAATTTAGTACCTGAAAATCACATACTTAGAAAGATAGATAAATACATAGACTTTTCATTTATAAGAGATTTAACTAAGGATTTATATTGTCCTGATAATGGAAGACCTTCAGTAGACCCAGTTGTATTATTTAAAATGCTTTTTATAGGATACCTATTTGGTATACGTTCAGAGCGTCAGCTTGTAAAAGAAATCCAGGTAAATGTAGCTTACAGATGGTTTTTGGGATATGGACTTACTGATAAAATACCAAGTCATTCCACTATAAGCCAGAATAGAACAAAAAGATTTAGTAATACAAATATACATCAAGAAATATTTGATAATATTGTATTTCAAGCTATTAATAGAAACTTGGTTGATGGCAAAATTCTATATACTGATTCTACTCACTTAAAAGCTAACGCTAATAAACATAAATTTATTAAAAAAGAAATAACTAAATCCACAAAGGAATACTTTGATGAATTAGAGAATGACATTAATAAAGATAGAATTAATCATAATAAAAAGCCTCTAAAAAAAAAGACTAAAATAGCTGAAACTAAGGAAATAAAAGTAAGTACAACTGATCCAGACAGTGGATATATGGTTAGAGATGGAAAACCTAAAGGCTTTTTTTATTTAGATCATAGAACTGTTGACGGAAAGTATAATATTATAACAGACGTTCATGTTACTCCCGGGAATATAAACGATGTAGATCCTTATGTTAAAAGAATAGAAACTCAAATAGAAAAGTTTAATTTTAATACAAAATATTTAGTAGCAGATGCCGGATATTCTACGAATCCTATTTGTAAACAAATTTCAGACAAAAATTATCAAGGTGTTTTTGGGTTCCGTTTAGGACCCCATGTTAAAGGAAAATATACAAAATATAGATTTCAGTATGTTAAAGAATTAGATGGATATGTGTGTATTAATAATTGCTTTTTAAAATATAGAACTACTACGAGGGAAGGTTATAAAGAATATTTAAGTAATGCGGAGCATTGTGCTTCTTGCAAATATAAAAATAATTGCTTAACATCTGATAAATCCATTAATAGAACTATACGTCGTCATGTTTGGGAAGACTATAAAGATCAAATTTTTAGATTTACTAAAACAGAAAAAGGTAAAAATATTTACAAACGACGTAAAGAAAAGATTGAGCGTAGCTTTGCTGATTCAAAAGAATTACATGGGCTACGTTATTGTCGCATGCGAGGAATTAAAAATGTTTCTGAACAGTGCCTACTTACAGCGGCAGTTCAGAATATGAAAAAGATAGCCATGGTGCTATCGCATTATTTTTTGTGTACATTAATTCAAATTTATTCCAAATTAACATACATAATAAATATTTTTCGAATGCTATCGCATAAAAGAATTTTGGCGTAA